GAGGTGCGAACGATAACGAATCTATCCAGAAGGGCTTGAACATACCACTCGCCCGCCAGTTTTGATCTGGCATAGACCCCCTGGGGATTTGGGGGATCAAATTCATGATAGGGACTCTTTTTTTGCCCATCAAAGACATAATCAGTGCTAATATAAACTACCAGGGCCTTTATCTTCTGAGCAGCTAAGACAACATTCTGAGTCCCGAGGGCATTTATTTGGTAAGCCTGTTCTGGATTAGTCTCTGCCCCATCAACATCGGTATAGGCCGCGGCATGAATAATGACCTCTGGCCGGGCGGCCTTAATTTTTCTCCCCGTCGCCTCAAAATCAGTTACATCCAGATCAACTCGACCAAAAGGCAGCGCCTCATGTCCGACCTGTAGTTCTTCCACCAGGTCATGTCCGAGCATCCCACCAGCGCCGGTAACCACAATTCGCATCGTGCGACCTCACACCCTTAGTTTTTCTATCCCAAAGAGATTCAGAAGATCATTTACCTGATCTATATCCGAATAGAGCATCCCCCGTCTCTCCATCTCTCGCTTGGCCTCCCGGGTAAAACCGCTTTTACTGAAGATCCATTTAGTCGGATAATCAATCTTATAGCTCTCTATGGCTACTTGAGCCGCCTCTTCAAACTTAGTTATTATATCCTTGCCTATCTTTTTATCCCAATACTTACATTCTACAATCCAGGCAAATGTTCCTTCTCCTTTGACCAGAGAACCCATAATGTCGATCTGATACTGACGAGTGCCGCCTTTGACTCCGATTCCACTACCTGCCCCATCAGATCGGCATATTTAGCCTTAAACGTTCGATACTTAGAAAGCAACGATAGAGTTTCATACTATTCTCTTTGTCTTGGGATTATTACCACCAATTCATTTTCATTAGCTATTAGTTCAACATCGAGCCCAATGTAATCTTTTACCAGTCTTATCATTCTTCTTACCCCGCTGCCTAAATCTGTTACCATGCGGATTTTGGCAAGCATGTTATAAATATGAGGGTTTCTCAATACATGAGAACCACCTACTTTCATGCTTTCGATAGTTACTGTATTGGGCAATCTGCCCGGGCTATGAATTTCTATCCTATCCGTAAAAATTATAATCCTTATGGGCGCATTAATGGTATAATCACGGTGCAATGGCATTGACTACCGCTTCTCTCAAGGCAGACATAGGTAGTTCAAACCTTGTTTCCGGTTCAAAATCCTTTATGATGTGTTTTTCTTTGAGATAAATTTTAAAGAATCGCTCCGTATCTTCTATCATTTTAGGAATGATGTCATTAATATCCTTCTTATCCAAAGGAACTATCGCAATATCATCTTCTTTTATGTAAGCATCTACAATTCGTGCTTCACTTATGAAGTATTGAGGTTTCTTACCGAAAAATAAAAGACCCGTGATTGTGGGAGCCATACCTTTATTAGTTAAATGCAAATTTTTAAGGTATGATAATACCTCTTGTTCATCTATCTCCGAAATATCATAATAGGATTTCAGAAAAGATT
The sequence above is drawn from the bacterium genome and encodes:
- a CDS encoding restriction endonuclease; the encoded protein is MCRSDGAGSGIGVKGGTRQYQIDIMGSLVKGEGTFAWIVECKYWDKKIGKDIITKFEEAAQVAIESYKIDYPTKWIFSKSGFTREAKREMERRGMLYSDIDQVNDLLNLFGIEKLRV
- a CDS encoding ATP-binding protein, producing the protein MPLHRDYTINAPIRIIIFTDRIEIHSPGRLPNTVTIESMKVGGSHVLRNPHIYNMLAKIRMVTDLGSGVRRMIRLVKDYIGLDVELIANENELVVIIPRQRE